In a genomic window of Saccharomyces kudriavzevii IFO 1802 strain IFO1802 genome assembly, chromosome: 2:
- the DUR12 gene encoding bifunctional urea carboxylase/allophanate hydrolase (similar to Saccharomyces cerevisiae DUR1,2 (YBR208C); ancestral locus Anc_8.520): MTVSSDTVAEISLGWSIQDWIDFHKSSSAEASLRLLESLLDSQNVAPIDNAWISLASRENLLHQFQILESRKNKETLPLYGVPIAVKDNIDVRGLPTTAACPSFAYEPSKDSKVVELLRHAGAIILGKTNLDQFATGLVGTRSPYGKTPCAFSSEHVSGGSSAGSASVVARGIVPIALGTDTAGSGRVPAALNNLIGLKPTKGVFSCQGVVPACKSLDCVSIFALNLCDAERCFGIMCQPDPENDEYSRPFVPNPLRKFPNNVTIAIPKNIPWYGETKNPVLFSNAVENLSKTGANVIEIDFEPLLELARCLYEGTWVAERYQAIKSFLEDEPPRESLDPTVISIIEGAKKYSAVDCFSFEYKRQGILQKVSQLLESVDVLCVPTCPLNPTMQQVADEPVLVNSRQGTWTNFVNLADLAALAVPAGFRDDGLPNGITLIGKKFTDYALLELANRYFQRKFPNASRTYGVFTDPTIKPVNDKLTGPGHDPSTSIELAVVGAHLKNLPLHWQLEKVNATYLCTTKTSKAYQLYALPKNGPVLKPGLRRVQDRVGSQIELEVYSVPKDQFGAFISMVPEPLGIGSVELETGKWIKSFICEESGYKAEGTVDITKYGGFRAYFEMLKKKESGKKKLFETVLIANRGEIAVRIIKTLKKLGIKSVAVYSDPDRYSQHVTDADISVPLHGTTAAQTYLDMEKIINAAKQTNAQAIIPGYGFLSENAEFSDACTSAGITFVGPSGDIIRGLGLKHSARQIAQKAGVPLVPGSLLITSVEEAKKIAAELEYPVMVKSTAGGGGIGLQKVDSEVDIEHIFETVKHQGKTFFGDAGVFLERFIENARHVEVQLMGDGFGKAIALGERDCSLQRRNQKVIEETPAPNLPEKTRLALRKAAESLGSLLNYKCAGTVEFIYDERKDEFYFLEVNTRLQVEHPITEMVTGLDLVEWMIRIAANDAPDFDSAKVEVNGVSMEARLYAENPLKNFRPSPGLLVDVEFPTWARVDTWVKKGTNISPEYDPTLAKIIVHGKDRRDAIFKLNKALEETKVHGCITNIDYLKSIITSDFFAEAKVSTNILNSYQYEPTAIEITLPGAHTSIQDYPGRVGYWRIGVPPSGPMDAYSFRLANRIVGNDYRTPAIEVTLTGPSIVFHCETVIAITGGTAVCTLDGQEIPQHKAIDVKRGSTLSIGKLTSGCRAYLGIRGGIDVPKYLGSYSTFTLGNVGGYNGRVLKLGDVLFLPSINEKNSISIAPQSIPQSLIPQISENKEWKIGVTCGPHGSPDFFKPDSIKEFFSEKWKVHYNSNRFGVRLIGPKPKWARSNGGEGGMHPSNTHDYVYSLGAINFTGDEPVIITCDGPSLGGFVCQAVVPEAELCKVGQVKPGDSIQFVPLSYETSRLLKESQDVAIESLDGSKLRRLDSVSILPTFENPILVQIEKRSELSPKVVYRQAGDRYVLVEYGDNEMNFNIAYRIECLIALIKRNETIGIVEMSQGVRSVLIEFDGYKVTQKDLLNILLAYETEIQFDKNWKITSNIIRLPMAFEDSKTLACVQRYQETIRSTAPWLPNNVDFIANVNGISRKEVYDMLYSARFMVLGLGDVFLGSPCAVPLDPRHRFLGSKYNPSRTYTERGAVGIGGMYMCIYAANSPGGYQLVGRTIPIWDKLCLAASSEVPWLMNPFDQVEFYPVSEEDLNCMTEDCDNGVYKVNIEKSVFDHEEYMKWIDENKDSITAFQEGQLGERAEEFAKLIQNANSELKETSTEKPDEEEDFPEGSEIVYSEYSGRFWKSIASVGDVIEAGQGLLIIEAMKAEMIIFAPKSGKIIKICHGNGDMVDSGDIVAVIETIA, encoded by the coding sequence ATGACAGTCAGCTCTGATACTGTCGCAGAAATTTCATTAGGTTGGTCAATCCAAGACTGGATTGACTTCCACAAATCATCAAGCGCTGAAGCTTCGCTAAGGCTTCTTGAGTCATTATTAGACTCTCAAAATGTCGCACCCATCGATAATGCATGGATATCGTTGGCCTCAAGGGAAAACTTACTACACCAATTCCAAATTTTAGAAAGCAGAAAAAATAAGGAAACTTTACCTCTTTATGGTGTTCCCATCGCCGTTAAAGACAACATTGACGTCAGAGGTCTGCCAACGACTGCTGCTTGTCCCTCTTTTGCATACGAGCCATCTAAAGACTCCAAGGTAGTCGAATTACTGAGACATGCTGGTGCGATAATTTTGGGTAAAACTAATCTAGACCAATTTGCTACAGGCTTGGTCGGCACACGGTCTCCGTATGGTAAGACGCCTTGCGCCTTTAGTAGCGAACATGTATCCGGTGGTTCTTCCGCTGGGTCAGCATCCGTCGTCGCTAGAGGTATCGTACCAATTGCATTAGGCACCGATACTGCTGGTTCTGGCAGAGTCCCAGCCGCTTTGAACAACTTGATCGGCCTAAAACCGACAAAGGGCGTTTTTTCCTGCCAAGGTGTAGTTCCTGCCTGTAAATCTTTGGACTGCGTTTCCATCTTCGCATTGAACCTATGTGATGCTGAACGTTGCTTCGGCATCATGTGTCAACCAGACcctgaaaatgatgaatatTCTAGACCATTTGTTCCCAATCCGTtaagaaaatttccaaataaTGTGACCATTGCTATTCCAAAGAACATCCCATGGTATGGGGAAACCAAAAACCCTGTGCTGTTTTCTAATGCCGTCGAAAACCTATCCAAAACGGGCGCAAACGTCATAGAAATCGACTTCGAACCTCTACTGGAGCTGGCTCGCTGTTTATATGAGGGAACTTGGGTCGCCGAGCGGTACCAGGCCATAAAATCATTTTTAGAGGATGAACCACCAAGGGAATCATTAGATCCTACCGTCATTTCAATTATAGAGGGCGCTAAGAAATACAGTGCGGTAGATTGTTTCAGTTTTGAATATAAGAGACAAGGCATCTTGCAAAAAGTTTCACAACTTCTCGAATCTGTCGATGTCCTGTGTGTCCCCACATGTCCTTTAAATCCTACCATGCAACAAGTTGCGGATGAACCAGTTCTAGTCAACTCAAGGCAGGGCACATGGACTAATTTTGTCAACTTGGCAGACTTAGCTGCTCTCGCTGTTCCTGCAGGGTTCAGAGATGACGGCTTGCCGAATGGTATTACTTTAATTGGTAAGAAATTCACAGATTACGCGCTATTAGAATTGGCTAACCGCTACTTCCAAAGGAAATTCCCAAATGCATCAAGGACTTACGGCGTTTTCACCGACCCAACAATAAAGCCAGTAAATGACAAATTGACCGGTCCAGGCCACGACCCATCCACTTCTATTGAACTGGCTGTCGTAGGTGCGCACCTCAAAAATCTCCCTTTACATTGGCAACTGGAAAAGGTCAATGCAACCTATTTATGCACAACAAAAACGTCAAAGGCATATCAGCTTTATGCGCTACCCAAAAATGGTCCCGTTTTGAAACCAGGTTTGAGAAGGGTTCAGGACAGAGTTGGATCTCAAATTGAGCTGGAAGTGTACAGCGTTCCAAAAGATCAATTTGGCGCCTTTATTTCGATGGTCCCTGAGCCATTAGGAATAGGCTCAGTGGAATTAGAAACGGGTAAATGGATCAAATCATTTATTTGCGAAGAATCAGGTTACAAAGCTGAAGGTACAGTTGACATCACAAAGTATGGCGGATTTAGAGCGTATTTCGaaatgttgaagaaaaaagagtccggaaagaagaagctttTTGAAACTGTATTAATTGCCAATAGGGGTGAAATCGCCGTTCGTATTATCAAgacattgaagaaattgggTATTAAATCTGTTGCCGTTTATTCTGACCCCGACAGGTACTCTCAGCATGTTACTGATGCTGATATTTCGGTACCCTTACATGGCACAACTGCAGCACAAACTTATCTGGATATGGAAAAGATCATCAATGCTGCTAAGCAAACTAATGCTCAGGCCATTATTCCTGGCTACGGTTTCTTGTCGGAAAATGCAGAATTTTCTGATGCCTGTACCAGTGCCGGCATAACCTTTGTAGGTCCCTCTGGAGATATCATCAGAGGTTTAGGGCTAAAGCATTCTGCCAGACAGATTGCACAAAAGGCTGGTGTTCCTTTAGTACCAGGTTCTTTACTGATCACCTCCGTTGAAGAAGCTAAGAAAATTGCAGCTGAGTTAGAGTACCCAGTCATGGTTAAGTCAACTGCTGGTGGTGGTGGTATTGGTTTGCAAAAAGTCGATTCCGAGGTagatattgaacatattttcGAAACTGTTAAGCATCAAGgtaaaacattttttggtGACGCTGGTGTATTCCTGGAAAGATTCATCGAAAACGCTAGACATGTTGAGGTTCAGCTAATGGGCGATGGTTTTGGGAAGGCAATTGCTTTGGGTGAACGTGATTGTTCTTTACAGCGTCGTAATCAAAAGgttattgaagaaactcCCGCCCCAAATCTACCAGAAAAGACAAGATTGGCGTTAAGAAAGGCAGCTGAAAGCTTGGGATCTTTGTTGAACTATAAGTGCGCTGGTACTGTTGAATTCATCTACGATGAAAGGAAGGATGAATTTTACTTTCTAGAAGTTAATACAAGATTACAAGTTGAACACCCAATTACAGAAATGGTCACAGGTTTAGACTTAGTCGAATGGATGATTAGAATTGCTGCTAATGATGCTCCTGACTTTGATTCCGCCAAGGTAGAAGTAAATGGCGTTTCAATGGAAGCTCGTTTATATGCTGAAAATCCATTAAAAAACTTCAGGCCCTCTCCAGGTCTGCTTGTTGATGTCGAATTTCCTACTTGGGCAAGAGTGGATACTTGGGTCAAAAAAGGTACCAATATTTCTCCGGAATATGATCCAACATTAGCCAAAATCATTGTTCATGGAAAAGATCGTCGCGATGcgattttcaaattgaacAAGGCGCTGGAAGAAACGAAAGTGCATGGTTGCATAACTAACATTGATTACTTAAAATCTATTATCAcctctgatttttttgccGAGGCAAAGGTTTCCACTAATATTTTAAATTCTTATCAATATGAACCTACTGCTATCGAGATTACGTTACCTGGTGCACACACTAGTATTCAAGATTACCCAGGCAGAGTAGGGTACTGGAGGATTGGTGTTCCGCCCTCTGGTCCAATGGATGCCTATTCATTTAGATTAGCGAACAGAATTGTGGGTAATGATTACAGAACACCAGCTATCGAAGTAACTTTGACTGGTCCATCTATTGTATTTCATTGTGAAACTGTCATCGCCATCACGGGTGGTACTGCTGTCTGTACATTAGATGGTCAAGAAATTCCTCAACACAAGGCAATTGATGTGAAGAGAGGTTCTACTTTATCCATTGGCAAGTTGACAAGTGGTTGTAGAGCGTACTTAGGTATCAGAGGTGGTATTGATGTGCCTAAATACCTGGGCTCCTATTCCACTTTCACCTTGGGAAATGTCGGAGGTTATAACGGAAGGGTACTAAAACTAGGAGACGTACTGTTTTTGCCAAGTATTAACGAGAAAAACTCAATTAGTATCGCCCCACAAAGCATTCCTCAATCATTAATTCCTcaaatttctgaaaataagGAATGGAAAATTGGTGTAACGTGTGGTCCTCATGGTTCTCcagatttcttcaaaccaGATtccatcaaagaatttttcagcgaAAAATGGAAGGTTCATTACAATTCTAATAGGTTTGGTGTCCGTTTGATCGGTCCTAAACCTAAATGGGCAAGAAGTAACGGTGGCGAAGGTGGTATGCATCCCTCAAACACTCACGATTATGTCTATTCATTGGGTGCAATTAACTTTACGGGTGATGAACCGGTTATCATTACTTGCGATGGTCCTTCCTTAGGTGGTTTTGTGTGTCAAGCAGTTGTTCCAGAAGCGGAATTATGCAAGGTTGGACAGGTTAAACCCGGTGACTCCATTCAATTTGTACCACTGTCTTACGAAACTTCCAGATTGTTAAAGGAATCTCAAGATGTTGCAATTGAGTCATTAGACGGTTCCAAGTTAAGGCGTTTGGATTCTGTGTCAATATTACCCACATTCGAAAATCCTATTCTTGTGCAAatagagaaaagaagtGAACTTTCACCAAAGGTTGTATACAGACAAGCGGGTGATCGTTATGTTTTGGTAGAATATGGTGACAATGAAATGAACTTTAACATTGCTTATAGAATAGAGTGCTTGATTGCCCTTATCAAGAGGAATGAAACTATTGGTATCGTTGAAATGTCCCAGGGTGTTAGATCGGTTTTGATAGAATTCGATGGCTACAAGGTTACCCAAAAGGATCTACTCAATATATTATTAGCATATGAGACCGAAATTCAATTTGACAAAAACTGGAAGATCACCTCAAATATAATCAGACTACCAATGGCATTTGAAGACTCCAAGACTTTAGCATGTGTTCAAAGGTATCAAGAAACAATCCGCTCGACTGCTCCATGGTTACCAAATAATGTTGATTTCATTGCCAACGTGAACGgtatttcaagaaaagaggTTTATGACATGTTGTATTCAGCTAGGTTTATGGTTTTAGGTTTGGGCGATGTCTTCCTGGGATCACCTTGTGCCGTTCCATTGGATCCTCGTCACAGATTCTTGGGAAGTAAATACAACCCGAGTAGAACATACACAGAAAGAGGTGCAGTTGGTATTGGTGGTAtgtatatgtgtatatatgcTGCCAATAGTCCCGGTGGGTACCAATTGGTTGGTAGAACGATTCCAATCTGGGATAAACTATGTTTAGCTGCTTCGTCTGAGGTTCCATGGTTGATGAATCCATTTGATCAAGTTGAATTTTACCCAGTTTCCGAAGAAGACTTGAATTGCATGACCGAAGATTGTGATAATGGTGTATACAAAGTCAACATCGAAAAGAGTGTCTTTGATCATGAGGAATACATGAAATGGATcgatgaaaacaaagattcTATCACAGCTTTCCAAGAAGGCCAACTTGGCGAAAGAGCTGAAGAGTTTGCCAAATTGATTCAAAATGCTAACTCCGAACTGAAAGAGACCAGCACTGAGAAAcctgatgaagaagaagatttccCTGAAGGCTCAGAGATTGTATATTCTGAGTATTCTGGGCGTTTTTGGAAGTCTATAGCCTCTGTTGGAGACGTTATCGAAGCGGGTCAAGGATTACTTATTATTGAGGCTATGAAGGCGGAAATGATTATTTTTGCTCCAAAATCGGGCAAAATTATAAAGATTTGCCACGGAAATGGTGATATGGTCGATTCCGGTGACATAGTGGCGGTCATAGAGACCATCGCATAG
- the SKDI02G3160 gene encoding uncharacterized protein yields the protein METQQLSQDSNNHHGCACASVTSRGVQDPLVAPAFQLQESDEDSNKVKSQSTTTPGSSAVPDNHPRAFPQPASHSQRSMTTPSQTTTFGRTFYGHPSTMPYSPYQMSPMYFPSGTQALFLQYPPSFGSPLNAPSPESDTTLTYNPVRPPPILTSAKDFLNWVRFYIKFLQNSNLGDILPSATEKAVRQMTNEEHAFLYNTFRVFAPLQFLPIWVKQILYNDYTDIMKILSKSMERMQFDTQEVTDLVALTTLKYNGSTPVDTFETTVTNIIERLNNSGININDKVACQLILKGLSGEYKYVRSTSHCRKNRTVSDLFSDIHAVYDNQQYSKQSELTYTKNRSHCKNASRSTSTTPNTNVVTRSSRTTNTSKSRKTKARNSARSRSDPSANDVSADVPSVQIIHLNNTIGIKLRPAEPEMNHNDPSNDELPDHFLIDSVASQTVTRNDSTIKEHTQTSLSFDSSNVWPRKCSNHSRIF from the coding sequence atggaaaccCAACAATTATCTCAAGATTCAAACAATCATCACGGTTGCGCCTGTGCTTCCGTCACTTCTAGGGGAGTCCAAGATCCGCTAGTCGCTCCAgcttttcaacttcaagAATCTGATGAGGATTCCAATAAGGTTAAATCTcaatcaacaacaacaccTGGTTCGTCAGCTGTTCCAGATAACCATCCTCGTGCCTTCCCTCAACCTGCTTCGCACTCGCAGCGTTCCATGACGACCCCAAGCCAAACTACCACTTTTGGTCGGACATTTTACGGACACCCATCTACTATGCCGTATTCACCCTATCAAATGTCGCCGATGTATTTTCCATCAGGAACACAAGCGCTGTTCTTACAGTATCCACCATCTTTTGGATCGCCTTTGAACGCTCCATCACCTGAGTCTGACACAACATTGACTTATAATCCCGTCAGACCACCACCGATTTTAACCTCAGCAAAAGATTTCCTAAATTGGGTTAGGTTTtacatcaaatttttacaaaattcCAATCTCGGTGACATTCTTCCGAGTGCAACTGAAAAAGCCGTACGTCAGATGACAAATGAAGAACACGCTTTCTTATACAACACTTTCCGGGTGTTTGCTCCACTTCAATTCTTACCTATTTGGGTAAAACAAATCTTATACAATGACTACACAGATATCATGAAGATACTTTCCAAAAGTATGGAGAGAATGCAGTTCGATACTCAAGAAGTTACTGACCTCGTGGCACTTACCACTCTGAAATACAACGGAAGTACACCTGTAGATACATTTGAAACTACAGTAACCAATATCATCGAACGGCTAAACAATAGCGGTATTAATATCAATGACAAAGTAGCTTGCCAACTGATCTTGAAAGGTCTTTCCGGTGAATATAAATATGTACGTTCCACGAGTCATTGCCGTAAAAACAGGACAGTCTCTGACTTATTTTCAGACATTCACGCCGTTTATGACAATCAACAATACTCGAAGCAAAGTGAGCTTACTTACACGAAGAATCGTAGTCATTGCAAGAATGCTTCTCGTTCTACCTCAACTACGCCCAACACCAACGTCGTAACTCGTAGTTCTCGAACAACTAATACCTCTAAATCTAGGAAAACCAAGGCACGCAATTCTGCTAGATCCAGAAGTGATCCCAGCGCGAATGACGTCTCCGCTGATGTACCATCCGTTCAAATAATTCACCTGAACAATACGATCGGCATTAAATTAAGGCCCGCTGAACCTGAAATGAACCACAATGATCCTTCGAATGATGAATTACCGGATCACTTCCTAATTGATTCGGTGGCATCACAAACAGTTACCAGAAATGACAGTACTATCAAAGAGCACACACAAACATCCTTATCCTTTGATTCATCGAATGTTTGGCCACGCAAATGCTCGAATCACTCCCGAATTTTTTAA